One segment of Rhodopirellula baltica SH 1 DNA contains the following:
- a CDS encoding ArsR/SmtB family transcription factor — protein sequence MASPKPRTSKRAPEEPSKPTGGVQSFSEAAECLKTLAHPVRLRIVQLLLHSRYTVGEIAADCEIADNLASEHLRLLQRCGFLDSEREGRRVYYQVVEPHLSQLMACIESRFLTGE from the coding sequence ATGGCCTCTCCAAAACCTCGCACCAGCAAACGTGCCCCGGAAGAACCCAGCAAACCGACCGGGGGCGTGCAATCGTTCTCCGAGGCTGCGGAATGCCTGAAGACACTGGCCCACCCGGTTCGACTACGGATTGTGCAATTGCTTCTGCACAGTCGTTACACGGTCGGAGAAATCGCCGCGGATTGCGAAATCGCGGATAACTTGGCGTCTGAGCACCTTCGCTTGCTGCAGCGATGTGGTTTTTTGGACAGCGAACGAGAAGGTCGCCGCGTTTACTATCAGGTGGTCGAGCCGCATCTGAGCCAATTGATGGCGTGCATTGAATCGAGATTTCTGACCGGCGAATGA
- a CDS encoding aldehyde dehydrogenase (NADP(+)) → MSIASPATHPVLIAGTWREANAESTFQATDPNRNEKLDAAFPVSSWKDCDEALDAAVEAAAELRKLGPAKIADFMEAYADKIDAAKDQLVETAFAETGLARSPRLADVELPRTSNQLRAAAKACRTGNWAMPTIDTQTGIRSCLGPLGPVCVFGPNNFPFAFGSVSGGDFAAAIAAGNPVIGKANSSHPDTTRLFAELALEALTETGLPAATVQLIYRTSHADGEKLVSDPRNGATGYTGSRGAGLTLKSAADKAGKPIYLELSSVNPVVITPAALEERGDAIVDEFITSVLMGTGQFCTNPGMVMLVKGEATDKFIAAVKERFTAAPAGTLLSPAVASSLGKSIEQLVGFGAELLAGGGEAESDRCAMANTLLKTSGTDFLGNPEGFQTEAFGNASLIVVADNLDQLCESIRHLEGNLTGCVYTSTNGGDEDAYSQIAFELEPKVGRMLNDKMPTGVAVSAAMNHGGPYPATGHPGFTAVGVPGSLIRFGKLTSFDNVRESRLPALLQSTPPTADTWRLVDGAWTKDAIS, encoded by the coding sequence ATGTCCATCGCTTCTCCCGCCACGCACCCTGTTTTGATCGCTGGAACTTGGCGTGAAGCCAACGCCGAGTCCACCTTCCAGGCCACGGATCCCAATCGCAACGAAAAACTCGACGCTGCGTTTCCCGTCAGCAGTTGGAAAGATTGCGACGAAGCACTCGACGCCGCCGTGGAAGCCGCCGCTGAACTTCGCAAACTCGGCCCGGCCAAAATCGCTGATTTCATGGAAGCGTACGCGGATAAGATTGATGCTGCGAAAGATCAATTGGTTGAAACCGCATTCGCCGAAACCGGTTTGGCTCGTTCACCACGTTTGGCCGATGTCGAATTGCCTCGGACCAGCAATCAATTGCGTGCGGCTGCCAAAGCATGCCGGACCGGCAACTGGGCCATGCCAACCATCGACACTCAAACGGGCATCCGTTCCTGCCTGGGACCACTGGGCCCCGTTTGCGTGTTCGGTCCCAACAACTTTCCGTTCGCATTCGGCAGCGTTTCCGGTGGCGATTTTGCTGCAGCCATCGCAGCCGGCAACCCGGTGATCGGCAAAGCCAACAGTTCGCATCCTGACACAACACGTTTGTTTGCAGAATTGGCACTCGAAGCCCTCACCGAAACCGGACTCCCCGCCGCAACGGTGCAGTTGATTTATCGAACCAGCCACGCCGATGGCGAGAAACTGGTTTCCGATCCGCGTAACGGTGCGACCGGCTACACGGGCAGTCGCGGTGCGGGACTGACGCTGAAATCCGCCGCGGACAAAGCAGGAAAGCCAATCTACTTGGAACTGTCCAGCGTCAATCCCGTGGTCATCACCCCCGCGGCACTCGAAGAACGTGGCGATGCCATTGTCGACGAGTTCATCACCAGTGTTCTGATGGGAACGGGTCAATTCTGCACGAATCCCGGCATGGTGATGCTCGTCAAAGGTGAAGCGACGGACAAGTTCATTGCCGCAGTGAAGGAACGCTTCACTGCCGCTCCGGCCGGAACGTTGCTGTCTCCCGCCGTGGCATCTTCCCTCGGAAAAAGCATCGAACAATTGGTTGGATTCGGTGCCGAACTGCTAGCTGGCGGTGGCGAAGCCGAATCGGACCGATGTGCGATGGCCAACACTCTTCTCAAAACCAGTGGCACGGACTTCCTCGGCAACCCAGAAGGTTTCCAAACCGAAGCCTTTGGAAACGCATCCTTGATCGTGGTGGCAGACAACCTTGATCAGCTCTGTGAATCCATCCGTCATCTGGAAGGCAACCTGACCGGCTGTGTCTACACTTCGACCAACGGCGGCGACGAAGACGCATACTCACAAATTGCGTTTGAATTGGAACCCAAAGTAGGTCGAATGCTGAATGACAAAATGCCAACCGGAGTCGCGGTGAGTGCCGCGATGAATCATGGCGGTCCTTATCCCGCGACTGGTCACCCGGGCTTCACCGCCGTGGGAGTCCCCGGATCGTTGATCCGATTTGGAAAGCTCACCAGTTTCGACAACGTCCGAGAATCTCGCCTTCCCGCTTTGTTGCAATCCACTCCACCAACCGCTGACACATGGCGTTTGGTAGACGGAGCTTGGACAAAAGACGCGATTTCTTAA